Proteins from one Clostridia bacterium genomic window:
- a CDS encoding FAD-dependent oxidoreductase, with protein sequence MDAAEYQAIVIGAGSTGAAIAHDLASRGIRTAVVERGEPASGTTGRNHALLHSGGRY encoded by the coding sequence GCCGCGGAGTATCAGGCCATCGTGATCGGCGCCGGGTCCACCGGCGCCGCCATCGCGCACGACCTGGCGTCGCGGGGCATCCGGACGGCGGTCGTGGAACGGGGCGAGCCGGCGTCCGGCACGACGGGCCGCAACCACGCGCTCCTGCACAGCGGCGGGCGCTACG